From a single Papilio machaon chromosome 19, ilPapMach1.1, whole genome shotgun sequence genomic region:
- the LOC106721286 gene encoding fatty acyl-CoA reductase wat, which translates to MDPALAFEQSIISRNQFLFENVHRDKSTIQRFYGGRVIFITGGSGFMGKLLIEKLFRTCEIKKMYVMVRPKKQSMPCERLAKTVEDPVFDGLKKMQPNFIHKIEAIEGDIADIRLGISENNWNRLIEEVDLIFHMAAVVKFDAPLKSTVLSNVRGTREAIRLGKCCKLLRSFVYVSTAYSHATRSRIGTEISEDFHQSPASPDALIQLVETLDEDKLKEVTPALIKDWPNTYSFSKAVAEEMIRITAGDLPICVVKPAIVIPTNREPVPGWIDMNCVFGPSGLLIGMGLGLLHVFFADVNIRVNIVPGDIATNAVIATGWETARRFSAGDKEIKVYAVSNVRNPVKWGTIGDFFRGEAKKFMSPLVTYYPWGVETKSKFMFFIYSWLFHFIPAYVIDFICMLIGKPRRFVKLYEKVYKMSAVFSYFNCNEWTFNDNNLRDLHLAMNEDDKEIFNIDLSDIDWFDQMNIWIIGLRKYIVKDGLTGTDYALKKYFLLRLGHYILTILCLYSLWKTSAYVFYSLSSFF; encoded by the exons ATGGATCCAGCCTTAGCATTTGAGCAATCGATAATTTCTAGAAACCAATTTTTGTTCGAAAATGTACATCGTGACAAATCCACGATACAACGGTTCTATGGTGGtcgagttatttttattacgggAGGATCTGGTTTTATGGGCAAATTGcttatagaaaaattattcaG AACATGtgaaatcaaaaaaatgtatgtaatggTGCGACCAAAGAAACAATCAATGCCATGTGAAAGACTTGCAAAGACAGTCGAAGATCCT GTGTTCGACGGTTTGAAAAAAATGCAACCGaatttcattcataaaatAGAAGCAATAGAAGGGGATATTGCTGATATACGTTTAGGTATTAGCGAGAACAACTGGAATAGATTGATCGAAGAAGTAGATCTAATATTCCATATGGCAGCCGTAGTCAAATTTGATGCACCGTTGAAGTCGACTGTACTGTCGAATGTACGTGGGACACGGGAAGCGATTCGTTTGGGAAAATGTTGCAAATTGCTACGTAGTTTTGTATATGTTTCGACAGCTTATAGTCACGCAACTCGAAGTCGTATTGGAACTGAGATATCGGAAGATTTTCACCAGAGTCCAGCCTCTCCTGATGCACTTATTCAACTTGTTGAAACTCTCGACGAAGACAAGCTCAAAGAAGTGACACCCgc TTTAATCAAGGATTGGCCTAATACTTACTCATTTTCAAAAGCTGTCGCTGAAGAAATGATACGTATTACGGCTGGAGACTTGCCGATTTGCGTCGTAAAACCAGCTATTG TTATTCCTACTAACCGTGAGCCAGTCCCAGGCTGGATTGACATGAATTGTGTCTTTGGTCCAAGTGga CTACTTATTGGAATGGGGTTAGGTCTACTGCACGTATTCTTCGCGGATGTTAACATTAGAGTTAATATTGTGCCGGGTGACATTGCCACCAATGCGGTAATCGCAACGGGATGGGAGACGGCAAGGCGGTTTTCTGCCGGCGACAAGGAGATCAAAGTGTACGCGGTCAGCAACGTAAGAAATCCGGTAAAATGGG gtACAATTGGAGACTTTTTCCGCGGCGAAGCTAAAAAATTTATGTCTCCATTAGTCACTTACTATCCGTGGGGCGTCGAGACTAAGTCGAAATTCatgttctttatttattcctGGCTCTTCCACTTCATACCGGCTTATGTTATTGACTTCATTTGTATGTTGATTGGAAAACCAAGAAG ATTCGTAAAGCTCTAtgaaaaagtttacaaaatgtCAGCAGTCTTCAGTTATTTTAACTGCAATGAATGGACGTTTAATGATAATAACCTACGGGATTTACATTTAGCAATGAATGAAGATGATAAAGAGATTTTCAATATTGATTTATCTGATATCGATTGGTTTGATCAAATGAACATTTGGATAATTGGCCTTCGTAAATATATTGTCAAGGACGGTCTCACTGGAACAGACTACGccttaaagaaatatttcttacTGAGATTGGGCCACTACATTTTGACAATTCTTTGTCTATACTCTTTATGGAAAACTTCggcttatgtattttattccttgagttcatttttttag